Proteins encoded within one genomic window of Coleofasciculus chthonoplastes PCC 7420:
- a CDS encoding response regulator transcription factor: MRILLVEDDQRIAKALAETLQDQHYIVDMATDGEAGWDFVEAFSYKLILLDVMLPKLDGISFCQRLRRSGKMTPVLMLTAKDTSNDKVIGLDAGADDYVVKPFDLPELTARIRALLRRGNSSLPPVLEWERLSLDPNTCQVTYAEQPLHLTPKEYGLLELLLRSHGRVQSRSAILEQLWSWDDPPGEEAVKVHIKDLRKKLRAAGAPPDLIQTVYGIGYRLKLA, from the coding sequence ATGAGGATTCTGCTGGTTGAGGATGATCAGCGCATTGCTAAAGCGCTGGCGGAAACTCTGCAAGACCAACATTATATTGTTGATATGGCTACCGATGGCGAAGCGGGGTGGGATTTTGTCGAAGCATTCAGCTATAAACTCATCCTGCTGGATGTAATGCTACCTAAACTCGATGGAATTAGCTTTTGTCAACGCTTGCGACGTTCCGGTAAAATGACCCCGGTGCTGATGCTGACGGCTAAAGACACCAGCAATGATAAGGTGATCGGATTAGATGCAGGTGCAGATGATTATGTGGTGAAACCCTTTGACTTACCCGAATTAACCGCTCGCATTCGGGCATTACTGCGTCGAGGTAATTCTAGCCTACCCCCGGTGCTTGAATGGGAACGTCTGAGCCTCGATCCGAATACCTGTCAAGTGACTTATGCTGAACAACCCCTGCATCTGACACCCAAGGAATATGGTTTGCTGGAATTACTGTTACGAAGTCATGGTCGTGTGCAGAGTCGTAGCGCTATTTTAGAGCAGCTTTGGTCATGGGATGATCCACCCGGAGAAGAAGCGGTTAAGGTTCATATCAAAGACTTACGCAAGAAACTGAGAGCAGCCGGCGCTCCACCGGATTTGATTCAAACTGTTTATGGTATCGGGTATCGGCTGAAGCTTGCATGA
- a CDS encoding QcrA and Rieske domain-containing protein translates to MNRRDFLTWVGIGGIASYLPVAMVACSPKTEESTSTTNSTTNTTRADGFESVGTVAQLDQDGEILNEKFSAGSILVVRDPEDSNRIIAVNPTCTHTGCTVKWQAEPTEFVCPCHDSKFAIDGTVIKGPAKDSLAGYEVKQEDDLILVKAR, encoded by the coding sequence ATGAATCGTCGAGACTTTCTAACTTGGGTGGGTATTGGTGGCATCGCTAGTTACTTGCCAGTTGCCATGGTTGCTTGTTCGCCAAAAACGGAGGAATCAACCTCTACAACTAACTCTACAACTAATACTACTCGTGCGGATGGATTTGAGTCGGTGGGTACAGTCGCTCAATTGGATCAAGACGGTGAAATCCTCAACGAAAAATTTTCAGCCGGTTCAATCTTAGTCGTGCGTGATCCAGAGGACTCGAACAGGATTATAGCGGTCAATCCTACCTGTACTCACACAGGCTGTACAGTAAAGTGGCAAGCCGAGCCAACCGAATTTGTCTGTCCCTGTCATGATTCTAAATTCGCCATCGATGGCACAGTTATTAAAGGACCCGCTAAAGATTCCTTGGCTGGTTATGAGGTGAAGCAAGAAGATGATTTAATTCTGGTCAAAGCTCGTTAA
- a CDS encoding sensor histidine kinase translates to MRWRLLGSYLIVMVAIRVISNGVVYEFFAHSLYQQLDKRLLNLAQAAAHSLVAIKQDKDAVDQPAYRPLDGDGDLDIPWQNLSKPDQGVEWFGADKQRLAISGTLSPTFPLQEGFQTGEQGQIRTLTIPAYSYSQGQRQLEGYVRASESTESVEAVLTQLRWGSGVAGVLALGLIGVGGMWLTRQSMKPIEHSFQQLKQFTADASHELRSPLTAIKASVEVMQTHPERIHPADVEKLDAIASATSQMSRLVEDLLLLARTDATTPAPTREWAVIPLDELLEDVEERLEPNAEAQDMTLKLLLQPDVFVNGNASQLFRVFCNLLENALQYTSSGGTVTLSMSTDETWVVVSIEDTGIGIAPEHLPFIFDRLWRADRARTQRQEGSGLGLAIAKAIAQRHGGDITVRSKLGVGSCFQVYLPIFS, encoded by the coding sequence TTGCGCTGGCGTCTATTGGGTTCTTATCTGATTGTTATGGTGGCAATTCGGGTAATATCCAATGGTGTGGTCTATGAATTTTTTGCCCATAGTCTCTATCAGCAATTAGATAAACGTCTGCTCAATTTAGCCCAAGCGGCGGCTCATAGTTTAGTGGCGATTAAGCAGGATAAAGATGCCGTTGATCAACCAGCTTATCGCCCTTTAGATGGAGATGGTGATCTCGACATTCCCTGGCAGAATCTGAGTAAACCGGATCAAGGTGTGGAGTGGTTTGGGGCGGATAAGCAACGATTAGCGATCTCTGGCACCCTTTCACCCACTTTTCCCCTGCAAGAAGGATTCCAGACAGGGGAACAAGGGCAGATTCGTACCTTAACGATTCCCGCGTACAGTTACAGCCAAGGACAACGACAACTCGAAGGTTATGTCCGCGCCAGTGAATCCACGGAGTCTGTGGAAGCTGTCCTCACCCAGTTACGTTGGGGATCAGGTGTAGCAGGTGTTCTGGCGTTAGGACTGATTGGAGTGGGCGGTATGTGGCTGACTCGGCAGTCGATGAAGCCCATTGAGCATAGTTTTCAGCAACTTAAACAGTTTACAGCCGATGCATCTCATGAGTTACGCAGCCCCCTGACGGCGATTAAGGCGTCAGTGGAAGTAATGCAGACTCATCCAGAACGGATTCATCCGGCGGATGTGGAAAAATTGGATGCGATCGCGTCGGCGACTAGCCAGATGAGTCGTTTGGTAGAGGATCTCCTGTTACTAGCCCGAACGGATGCGACAACCCCTGCACCAACCCGCGAATGGGCGGTGATTCCCCTTGACGAACTTTTGGAAGATGTTGAGGAACGTCTCGAACCCAACGCCGAAGCCCAAGATATGACTCTGAAACTATTACTACAACCTGACGTTTTTGTCAATGGAAATGCCTCTCAGCTTTTTCGTGTATTTTGTAATCTGCTCGAAAACGCTCTGCAATACACCTCATCAGGGGGTACAGTTACCCTGTCGATGAGTACAGATGAAACCTGGGTGGTTGTCAGTATAGAAGATACAGGAATTGGTATTGCTCCAGAACATTTACCCTTTATTTTTGATCGCCTGTGGCGAGCCGATAGAGCCCGAACTCAGCGCCAGGAGGGTTCTGGGTTAGGTTTAGCGATCGCCAAAGCTATTGCCCAACGTCATGGTGGAGACATTACGGTGAGGAGTAAGTTAGGAGTTGGCAGTTGTTTTCAGGTGTATCTACCTATATTTTCTTAG
- a CDS encoding rubrerythrin family protein — MSRPIKKTAKFVSIAALGVLALVGCTQQPPTATVEPSTSVTTQEVSQETSSPDAVTLKNLQAAYNGESNAHARYLAFAKKAETEGYQQVARLFQAAAQAEAIHAANHAAVIRKLGAKPEATIETPEVKSTRENLEEAINGESYERDTMYPEFIEQAKQKGNQEAVQTFTYAVQAETEHAKYYTQAKDNLEDWKDAKMVFYVCPECGFTTNNLNFENCPECGTAQNLFGEVV, encoded by the coding sequence ATGAGTCGTCCAATCAAAAAAACAGCTAAATTTGTATCAATTGCCGCCCTGGGAGTATTAGCATTAGTCGGTTGCACCCAGCAACCCCCAACTGCTACGGTTGAACCGTCAACATCGGTGACAACCCAAGAGGTTTCTCAGGAAACATCCAGCCCAGATGCAGTGACATTGAAAAACCTCCAAGCTGCCTATAATGGTGAATCCAATGCTCATGCTCGTTATCTAGCTTTTGCGAAAAAAGCAGAAACAGAGGGCTATCAACAAGTTGCTCGTCTCTTCCAAGCGGCTGCCCAAGCTGAGGCTATACATGCGGCTAATCACGCGGCTGTAATTCGCAAACTTGGAGCCAAACCGGAAGCAACGATTGAAACTCCAGAGGTTAAATCCACTCGAGAAAATCTGGAAGAAGCCATTAACGGAGAATCCTACGAGCGGGATACCATGTATCCGGAGTTCATTGAGCAGGCGAAGCAAAAAGGCAATCAAGAGGCAGTTCAAACCTTTACTTATGCCGTACAAGCTGAAACTGAACATGCTAAATACTACACTCAAGCCAAAGACAACCTCGAAGACTGGAAAGATGCTAAAATGGTGTTCTATGTTTGTCCTGAATGCGGATTTACCACCAATAATTTAAACTTTGAAAATTGCCCAGAATGTGGCACTGCCCAAAATTTGTTTGGGGAGGTTGTTTAG
- a CDS encoding AAA family ATPase, protein MKVKRLKINSFRGIGDLTLEFHETEPTVLVGINGTGKSSILDCIALLLSHFVAELQDPIGTGHFINEQDITEERKIPRHFFSQEDIANGAHQTKNEITISLRERQISWFLSLSNTKGRPRGGNIRELEGICLRIKNQLQNNLNVNLPVVVYYPVNRQFCDKVTQEATKYYWSNQLAIYDHALTGVSINFSSFFEWFKDLEDLENEWRRDNPEHRDILLEAIRQAISCLLPGFANLRVRRAPLRMTVTKQGRELVVNQLSEGEKGLLSLAADLAKRLAIANPGLANPLEGSGVVLIDEIELHLHPKWQHEIVPALTRTFPNCQFIVATHSPQVIANVNPQQVYLLQAIPDSEMGDTPVIIAKHPEPSISQDSNALLQELMEVSVS, encoded by the coding sequence ATGAAAGTCAAGCGCCTGAAAATCAACTCGTTCCGTGGCATCGGCGATCTGACGCTGGAGTTCCATGAGACTGAACCGACAGTCTTGGTGGGGATCAACGGAACGGGAAAATCCAGTATTCTCGACTGTATCGCACTCCTGCTTTCCCATTTTGTGGCGGAACTTCAAGATCCGATTGGAACGGGACATTTTATTAACGAACAGGACATTACGGAAGAACGGAAAATTCCGCGACATTTTTTTAGTCAGGAAGATATCGCCAATGGCGCCCATCAAACCAAAAATGAGATCACGATTTCCCTGAGAGAACGGCAGATCAGTTGGTTTCTCTCATTATCCAATACCAAGGGACGACCCAGAGGCGGGAACATTCGAGAATTAGAAGGAATTTGTTTGCGAATTAAGAATCAGTTGCAAAACAATCTGAATGTGAATTTACCCGTCGTGGTTTACTATCCCGTCAACCGCCAGTTTTGCGACAAGGTTACCCAAGAAGCAACGAAATACTATTGGTCAAACCAACTAGCGATTTATGACCACGCATTAACGGGTGTGTCGATTAACTTTAGCAGCTTCTTTGAGTGGTTTAAGGATCTGGAGGATCTAGAAAACGAATGGCGTCGAGATAATCCCGAACACCGCGATATCCTCCTAGAAGCCATCCGACAAGCGATATCCTGTCTGTTACCCGGTTTTGCTAACTTGCGGGTGCGACGTGCCCCCTTACGGATGACAGTGACGAAACAAGGTCGAGAATTAGTCGTTAATCAACTATCAGAAGGTGAAAAAGGCTTACTCTCACTCGCCGCCGATTTAGCCAAACGATTAGCGATCGCGAATCCGGGGTTAGCGAATCCCCTAGAAGGGAGTGGTGTGGTTCTGATTGATGAGATTGAACTCCACCTGCATCCGAAATGGCAACATGAGATTGTACCAGCACTGACTCGCACTTTCCCCAACTGTCAGTTTATTGTAGCGACTCATTCACCCCAGGTGATTGCCAATGTGAACCCCCAACAGGTTTACCTTCTCCAAGCTATCCCCGATAGTGAAATGGGAGACACTCCGGTAATTATCGCCAAACATCCAGAACCCTCAATAAGTCAAGATAGCAATGCTTTGCTCCAAGAACTGATGGAGGTTTCGGTTAGCTAG
- a CDS encoding metallophosphoesterase produces MSLKRRQFLILSGISCFGVIAVGSNLFARQTTQTSDTHSQTPEPTPSTDTQNDFTHPPLLRFVSIADTGTGAAGQYAVAKAMTAYYQQNPYELVIMAGDNIYNNGEIEKVEAVFEKPYQALLEKGVKFHACLGNHDIRTANGDPQVRYPGFNMQGRYYTFRRGSVQFWALDTNAKADWQRQLPWLEQELSRSDAPWKIVFGHHQIYSSGHYGLNQRFIETLTPLFQKYGVQLYINGHDHHYERTLPINGTTYLICGAGAGVRPVGRSPWTAHSASQLSFAAYEVYSDRILIRGIDTKGQIFDQGMI; encoded by the coding sequence GGTTATTGCTGTTGGCAGTAATCTCTTCGCCCGTCAAACGACTCAGACGAGTGATACCCATTCCCAGACTCCTGAACCAACACCCTCAACGGATACCCAGAACGACTTCACTCATCCTCCTCTGTTACGCTTTGTGTCTATTGCGGATACAGGCACAGGTGCAGCCGGACAATATGCGGTGGCAAAGGCAATGACGGCTTATTATCAACAGAATCCCTACGAGTTGGTGATTATGGCAGGTGACAATATTTATAACAATGGCGAAATTGAAAAGGTAGAGGCAGTCTTTGAAAAACCCTATCAAGCCTTACTCGAAAAGGGGGTAAAATTTCACGCTTGTCTGGGGAACCATGACATCCGCACCGCCAACGGTGATCCCCAAGTCCGATATCCGGGTTTCAACATGCAGGGACGATACTATACCTTTCGCCGGGGATCAGTCCAATTTTGGGCGCTGGATACAAACGCCAAGGCGGATTGGCAGCGTCAGTTACCCTGGTTAGAACAGGAACTCAGCCGTAGCGATGCGCCCTGGAAGATTGTGTTTGGACATCATCAAATTTATTCATCGGGTCACTACGGATTGAATCAAAGGTTTATTGAAACCCTGACTCCCTTGTTTCAAAAATACGGCGTGCAACTCTATATTAATGGTCATGACCACCACTACGAACGGACTCTCCCGATTAATGGGACAACCTATTTAATTTGTGGTGCGGGTGCTGGAGTTCGCCCTGTCGGGCGTTCGCCATGGACTGCCCATTCTGCCTCACAGCTAAGTTTTGCAGCTTATGAAGTGTATAGCGATCGCATCCTAATTCGTGGTATTGATACAAAGGGTCAAATCTTTGATCAAGGGATGATATAG
- a CDS encoding MIP/aquaporin family protein, with protein sequence MNSKALIAEFIGTFALIFIGVGAIATNYIIKGDTDVDLVAIALAHGLTIAVMVSATAAISGGHLNPAVTFGAWLAGKINLKDGLGYIIVQCLGAIFAASLIKLAIPLEPLEAIKMGTPALGNGETPIMGLVLEFILTFFLVFVVFGTAMDKRAPQVGGLFIGLTVTLDILAGGPISGAAMNPARYLGPALLGGGLQYIWLYWLGPLAGGGAAALVYHYLLEDRSQRAIKSKEGEMDNA encoded by the coding sequence ATGAATTCAAAAGCTTTAATTGCTGAGTTTATCGGCACGTTTGCCTTAATATTTATTGGCGTTGGTGCGATCGCAACGAACTATATCATCAAAGGTGACACAGATGTCGATTTAGTCGCCATTGCTCTAGCCCACGGCTTAACCATTGCTGTCATGGTTAGCGCTACCGCCGCCATTAGTGGGGGTCATCTCAATCCAGCCGTCACCTTCGGCGCTTGGTTGGCGGGCAAAATTAATCTCAAAGATGGTTTGGGATATATTATTGTTCAGTGTTTAGGAGCCATCTTTGCTGCCAGTCTGATTAAGTTAGCGATACCCCTAGAGCCACTGGAAGCAATTAAAATGGGTACACCTGCACTAGGTAATGGAGAAACTCCAATTATGGGCTTAGTGCTGGAATTTATCCTCACCTTCTTTCTCGTCTTCGTGGTTTTTGGCACAGCGATGGATAAACGTGCCCCCCAAGTCGGCGGTTTGTTTATTGGGTTAACCGTTACCCTCGATATCCTGGCGGGTGGACCGATTAGTGGTGCCGCCATGAACCCTGCTCGTTATCTCGGTCCAGCTTTATTGGGAGGGGGACTCCAGTACATTTGGCTCTATTGGCTTGGTCCCTTAGCTGGTGGTGGTGCGGCGGCTTTAGTGTACCATTACCTGCTCGAAGACCGCAGTCAACGTGCGATCAAGTCTAAGGAGGGTGAAATGGACAATGCCTAA
- a CDS encoding peptidase has translation MIRTFRKYHRLIAIATCLPLILTVITGMGYTIFDEWFHQDEIARILMQLHTLKFLGLETIYPLLNGLGLVGLLVTGLSMTGLFKKRPSTPKTGK, from the coding sequence ATGATACGCACCTTTCGTAAATACCACCGCCTAATCGCGATCGCTACCTGTCTCCCGTTAATTCTAACCGTGATTACTGGCATGGGTTACACCATTTTTGACGAATGGTTTCATCAAGACGAGATCGCTAGGATTCTGATGCAACTGCATACCTTAAAATTTTTGGGTCTTGAAACCATCTATCCGTTGTTGAATGGGTTGGGATTAGTGGGGTTGTTAGTGACAGGGTTGAGCATGACAGGTTTATTTAAAAAACGTCCATCTACCCCCAAAACAGGCAAATAA